A single Streptomyces sp. Edi2 DNA region contains:
- a CDS encoding HAD family phosphatase, whose amino-acid sequence MTSSIPAVGTRTAEPATLQAVFLDLDGTLVDTEGFWWEAEAEVFAELGHILDDAHREVVVGGPMTRSAGYLIQATGVDISLTELSVLLNAAFLARVGRGVPLMPGARRLLAELAAHEVPTALVSASHRAIVDQMLHSLGPENFRLTLAGDDLERTKPHPDPYLTAAARLGADPACCAVIEDTLTGVTAGEAAGCPVVAVPSVAPIPPVAGRTVVPSLEEVDLPFLRTLITESRGAVH is encoded by the coding sequence ATGACCAGCAGCATCCCCGCAGTCGGCACCCGAACGGCCGAACCCGCGACCCTCCAAGCCGTATTCCTCGATCTGGACGGCACGCTCGTCGACACCGAGGGATTCTGGTGGGAGGCGGAGGCGGAAGTCTTTGCCGAGCTCGGCCACATCCTCGACGACGCCCACCGCGAGGTCGTGGTCGGCGGCCCGATGACCCGCAGTGCCGGGTATCTGATTCAGGCCACCGGCGTCGACATCAGCCTGACCGAGCTCAGCGTGCTGCTCAACGCCGCCTTCCTGGCCCGGGTCGGGCGCGGCGTCCCGCTGATGCCGGGCGCCCGCAGACTGCTGGCCGAACTCGCCGCCCACGAGGTGCCGACCGCGCTGGTCTCCGCCTCGCACCGCGCCATCGTCGACCAGATGCTGCACTCCCTGGGCCCGGAGAACTTCCGGCTGACCCTGGCGGGCGACGACCTGGAGCGCACCAAGCCGCACCCGGACCCGTATCTGACGGCCGCCGCGCGACTGGGGGCCGACCCGGCGTGCTGCGCGGTCATCGAGGACACGCTGACCGGTGTGACCGCAGGTGAGGCCGCGGGCTGCCCGGTCGTCGCGGTGCCCTCGGTGGCGCCGATCCCGCCGGTCGCGGGCCGTACGGTCGTGCCCTCGCTGGAAGAAGTGGATCTGCCATTTCTCCGTACGCTCATCACGGAAAGCCGGGGAGCCGTGCACTGA
- a CDS encoding ABC transporter substrate-binding protein, whose amino-acid sequence MNRKTLVLPALAGLLAPVLAACGSTDGAGEGGDPIVVGVSTEIEATKAAPAPLDPAQAYDVDTWNMLRGTLQTLMRLPRTGTAPVPEAAESCGFRDTQNEQYRCTLRSGLKFSNGHALTAQDVKFSLDRMRTINNTNGPVSLLDDIDKVEAPSDKEVVFHLRKPDATFPQKLATPAAAIVDSEVYPKGRLYSGFDVVGSGPYTLKTERKNNRITKATFTKNPGYKGGVNVKNDKVEMRFFADSKGTEQALRKGNVDLMYRGLSPDQIRGLQNSQDKHVMIQEMPGQEIRYLAFNTKDPAVSNKAVRKAMAQIVNRSELVRDVYAYTGDPLFSMVPTGLTGHINSFFSKYGNPSVAAARKTLQQANVTTPVKFTLAYTTNHYGSSTGKEVRALQTQLNSTKLFDVSVKGVDSWQQYRTDSLHGKYSVYNMGWFADIPDPDNYIAPFIGKQNFLGSPYRNPKIESQLIPDSRQQTDRNAAAANFKQAQDLIADDVPLLPLWQGKQYVVARDDVTGIEWALNSSSSLQIWELGRGVAD is encoded by the coding sequence ATGAATCGCAAGACCCTGGTGCTGCCGGCGCTGGCCGGTCTCCTCGCCCCCGTTCTCGCAGCCTGCGGCAGCACGGACGGCGCGGGCGAAGGCGGCGATCCGATCGTCGTGGGAGTCTCCACCGAGATCGAGGCGACCAAGGCGGCGCCCGCGCCGCTCGACCCGGCGCAGGCCTATGACGTCGATACGTGGAACATGCTGCGCGGCACCCTCCAGACGCTGATGCGGCTGCCCAGGACCGGCACCGCGCCGGTACCCGAGGCCGCCGAGTCCTGCGGGTTCCGCGACACCCAGAACGAGCAGTACCGCTGCACCCTGCGCAGTGGCCTGAAGTTCTCGAACGGACACGCCCTGACGGCACAGGACGTCAAGTTCTCCCTCGACCGGATGCGGACCATCAACAACACCAACGGTCCGGTCTCGCTGCTCGACGACATCGACAAGGTCGAGGCGCCCAGCGACAAGGAGGTGGTCTTCCACCTCCGCAAGCCGGACGCCACCTTCCCGCAGAAGCTCGCCACCCCCGCCGCGGCCATCGTGGACAGCGAGGTGTACCCCAAGGGCCGTCTCTACAGCGGCTTCGACGTGGTCGGTTCCGGCCCGTACACGCTGAAGACGGAGCGCAAGAACAACCGCATCACCAAGGCCACCTTCACCAAGAACCCCGGCTACAAGGGCGGGGTGAACGTGAAGAACGACAAGGTCGAGATGCGCTTCTTCGCCGACTCCAAGGGCACGGAGCAGGCGCTGCGCAAGGGCAATGTCGATCTGATGTACCGCGGGCTGTCGCCCGACCAGATCCGGGGCCTGCAGAACTCCCAGGACAAGCACGTCATGATCCAGGAGATGCCCGGGCAGGAGATCCGCTACCTGGCCTTCAACACCAAGGACCCGGCCGTCTCCAACAAGGCCGTGCGGAAGGCGATGGCGCAGATCGTCAACCGCTCGGAGCTGGTGCGCGACGTCTACGCCTACACCGGCGACCCCCTCTTCTCGATGGTTCCCACCGGCCTCACCGGTCACATCAACTCGTTCTTCAGCAAGTACGGGAACCCCAGTGTGGCCGCGGCCCGTAAGACGCTGCAGCAGGCGAACGTCACCACCCCGGTGAAGTTCACCCTCGCGTACACCACGAACCACTACGGCTCCAGCACCGGCAAGGAAGTCCGTGCGCTGCAGACCCAGCTCAACAGCACCAAGCTGTTCGACGTCAGCGTCAAGGGCGTCGACAGCTGGCAGCAGTACCGGACCGACTCCCTGCACGGGAAGTACAGCGTCTACAACATGGGCTGGTTCGCGGACATCCCGGACCCGGACAACTACATCGCGCCGTTCATCGGCAAGCAGAACTTCCTCGGCTCCCCGTACCGCAATCCCAAGATCGAGTCGCAGCTGATCCCGGACAGCCGGCAGCAGACCGACCGCAACGCCGCCGCGGCCAACTTCAAGCAGGCGCAGGACCTGATCGCCGACGATGTACCGCTGCTCCCGCTGTGGCAGGGCAAGCAGTACGTGGTCGCCCGCGATGACGTCACCGGCATCGAGTGGGCCCTCAACTCCTCCTCGTCGCTGCAGATCTGGGAGCTCGGCCGCGGCGTCGCCGACTGA
- a CDS encoding site-2 protease family protein, which produces MDESGKSQDPEESVRPQPPEPPEGSNGPKAPTPRKRKPGGGGILMGRPFGVPVYVAPSWFLVAALITWVFGGQLERVLPELGAARYLVSLFFAVAFYASVLVHELAHTVAALRFKLPVRRIQLQFFGGVSEIEKETETPGREFVLAFVGPLLSLVLAGVFYAGMQLVEPRTVPGVLLAGLMISNLIVAIFNLLPGLPLDGGRMLRAIVWKITGKPMSGTIAAAWVGRALAVTVLIGLPLVTHTGVLGTARPEIGGADSLTDALLAAILAAIIWTGAGNSLRMARLRERLPDLTARTLTRRAVPVETDTPLSEALRRANDAGARALVVVDRQGTPTALVREAAIIGVPDHRRPWVAVGTLAQDLKDGMRVSAELAGEDLLEYLRATPATEYLVIEETGEIYGVLSTADVERAFVSAMARKAA; this is translated from the coding sequence GTGGACGAGAGCGGGAAGTCGCAGGACCCCGAGGAGTCCGTGCGGCCCCAGCCGCCCGAGCCGCCCGAGGGCAGCAACGGGCCCAAGGCACCCACGCCGCGCAAGCGGAAGCCCGGCGGGGGCGGCATCCTGATGGGCCGTCCCTTCGGTGTGCCCGTCTACGTCGCGCCCAGCTGGTTCCTCGTCGCCGCCCTGATCACCTGGGTCTTCGGCGGCCAGCTGGAGCGCGTACTGCCCGAGCTCGGCGCCGCCCGCTATCTCGTCTCGCTGTTCTTCGCGGTCGCCTTCTACGCCTCGGTGCTCGTCCACGAACTGGCCCACACCGTTGCCGCGCTCCGCTTCAAGCTCCCCGTACGGCGCATCCAGCTGCAGTTCTTCGGCGGCGTCTCGGAGATCGAGAAGGAGACCGAGACCCCCGGCAGGGAGTTCGTCCTCGCCTTCGTCGGCCCGCTGCTCTCCCTCGTCCTCGCCGGGGTCTTCTACGCCGGTATGCAGCTGGTCGAACCCCGCACCGTCCCCGGCGTCCTGCTCGCCGGCCTGATGATCTCCAACCTCATCGTCGCCATCTTCAACCTGCTGCCCGGGCTCCCCCTGGACGGCGGCCGGATGCTGCGCGCCATCGTCTGGAAGATCACCGGCAAACCCATGAGCGGCACCATCGCCGCCGCCTGGGTCGGCCGCGCGCTCGCCGTCACCGTCCTCATCGGCCTGCCGCTGGTCACCCACACCGGCGTCCTCGGCACCGCCCGCCCCGAGATCGGCGGCGCCGACTCGCTCACCGACGCCCTGCTCGCCGCGATCCTCGCCGCGATCATCTGGACCGGCGCCGGCAACAGCCTGCGCATGGCCCGGCTACGGGAACGGCTCCCCGACCTCACCGCCCGCACCCTGACCCGGCGCGCCGTCCCCGTCGAGACCGACACCCCGCTCTCCGAGGCGCTGCGCCGCGCCAACGACGCCGGCGCCCGCGCCCTGGTCGTCGTCGACCGCCAGGGCACCCCCACCGCCCTCGTCCGCGAGGCCGCCATCATCGGCGTCCCCGACCACCGCCGCCCCTGGGTCGCCGTCGGCACCCTCGCCCAGGACCTCAAGGACGGTATGCGGGTCTCCGCCGAACTCGCCGGCGAGGACCTTCTGGAGTACCTGCGCGCCACCCCCGCCACCGAATACCTCGTCATCGAGGAGACCGGCGAGATCTACGGCGTCCTGTCCACCGCCGACGTCGAGCGGGCCTTCGTCTCCGCCATGGCCCGCAAGGCTGCTTAA
- a CDS encoding RecB family exonuclease has product MGWSTEQAEAGTQGGEAGAGTEAAGAGTEAAGAGTEAAGPGAPGGERTPRPPVALSPSRASDFMQCPLLYRFRVIDRLPEKPSPAATRGTVVHAVLERLFDAPAAERTAVGARAMVPGEWEKLLAKRPELAELFADDAEGEQLAQWLAQAEALVERWFSLEDPTRLEPADRELYVETVLESGLQLRGFIDRVDVAPTGEVRIVDYKTGKAPRPQFAEGPLFQMKFYALVMWRLRGVVPRRLQLVYLGSGDVVTYDPGEADLRAVERKLLALWEAIRLATETGDWRPRPTKLCGWCDHQAHCPEFGGTPPVYPLRIRPPEGGGVPQGRMGDI; this is encoded by the coding sequence ATGGGATGGAGCACGGAGCAGGCCGAGGCGGGCACACAGGGCGGGGAAGCCGGGGCGGGCACGGAGGCTGCCGGGGCGGGCACGGAGGCTGCCGGGGCGGGCACGGAGGCTGCCGGGCCGGGGGCGCCGGGCGGGGAGCGGACGCCGCGGCCGCCGGTGGCGCTGTCGCCGTCGCGGGCGAGCGATTTCATGCAGTGTCCGTTGCTCTACCGCTTCCGGGTGATCGACAGACTGCCCGAGAAGCCGAGCCCGGCGGCGACCCGCGGCACGGTCGTGCATGCCGTGCTGGAGCGGCTCTTCGATGCGCCGGCGGCGGAGCGTACGGCCGTCGGAGCGCGGGCGATGGTCCCGGGCGAGTGGGAGAAGCTGCTGGCCAAGCGGCCGGAGCTGGCGGAGCTGTTCGCGGACGACGCGGAGGGCGAGCAGCTGGCGCAGTGGCTGGCACAGGCCGAGGCGCTGGTGGAGCGGTGGTTCTCGCTGGAGGACCCGACGCGGCTGGAGCCGGCCGACCGGGAGCTCTATGTCGAGACGGTGCTGGAGTCGGGGCTGCAGCTGCGGGGGTTCATCGACCGGGTGGATGTCGCGCCGACGGGTGAGGTGCGGATCGTCGACTACAAGACCGGCAAGGCGCCGCGGCCGCAGTTCGCCGAGGGCCCGCTGTTCCAGATGAAGTTCTATGCGCTGGTGATGTGGCGGCTGCGCGGTGTGGTGCCGCGGCGGCTGCAGCTGGTCTATCTGGGCAGCGGCGATGTGGTGACGTACGACCCGGGTGAGGCCGATCTGCGGGCCGTGGAGCGGAAGTTGCTGGCGCTGTGGGAGGCGATCCGGCTGGCGACGGAGACCGGCGACTGGCGGCCGCGGCCGACGAAGCTGTGCGGCTGGTGCGACCACCAGGCGCACTGTCCGGAATTCGGCGGCACTCCCCCGGTGTATCCGCTGCGGATCCGCCCGCCGGAGGGCGGCGGGGTGCCGCAGGGCAGAATGGGGGACATCTAG
- a CDS encoding response regulator transcription factor yields the protein MAIRVLLVDDQPLLRTGFRMILEAEQDLAVVGEAGDGLQALEQVRALQPDVVLMDIRMPRMDGVEATRQITGPAKDGPAKVLVLTTFDLDEYVVEALRAGASGFLLKDAPAHELVQAIRVVAGGEAMLAPSITRRLLDKYAGHLPSGEEPVPDTLHTLTEREVEVLKLVARGLSNAEIAADLFVSETTVKTHVGHVLTKLGLRDRVQAAVYAYESGLVRPGAQ from the coding sequence GTGGCCATCCGCGTCCTGCTGGTCGACGACCAGCCCCTGCTGCGTACGGGATTCCGGATGATTCTGGAGGCGGAGCAGGATCTGGCGGTGGTCGGGGAGGCCGGTGACGGTCTGCAGGCGCTGGAGCAGGTGCGGGCGCTGCAGCCCGATGTGGTGCTGATGGACATCCGGATGCCCCGGATGGACGGCGTCGAGGCGACCCGGCAGATCACCGGGCCGGCGAAGGACGGCCCGGCGAAGGTGCTGGTGCTGACGACGTTCGATCTGGACGAGTACGTCGTCGAGGCGCTGCGGGCGGGGGCCAGCGGCTTCCTGCTCAAGGACGCGCCGGCCCATGAGTTGGTGCAGGCGATCCGCGTGGTGGCGGGGGGCGAGGCGATGCTCGCCCCGAGCATCACGCGCCGGCTGCTGGACAAGTACGCCGGGCATCTGCCGTCGGGCGAGGAGCCGGTGCCGGACACGCTGCACACCCTCACCGAACGCGAGGTGGAGGTGCTGAAGCTGGTGGCGCGCGGGCTGTCGAATGCGGAGATCGCCGCGGATCTGTTCGTGAGCGAGACGACGGTGAAGACGCATGTGGGTCATGTGCTGACGAAGCTGGGGCTGCGCGACCGGGTGCAGGCGGCGGTGTACGCGTACGAGAGCGGGCTGGTGCGCCCCGGCGCCCAGTAG
- a CDS encoding ABC transporter substrate-binding protein, whose protein sequence is MRKRDQWLAAPIGAGLATALLAVAGCGTDDSGAAGTGEPVVMGMTDKVQSTDPASGYEPGSWLLFNNVFQSLLSFPKGGTTPEPEAAERCGFTDGDSKVYRCTLKDGLKFSNGDALTSKDVKYSFDRTRRIKDRNGPAVMFSALNSVEAPDAKTVIFRLKTPDATFPMKIASGAGSIVDHADYPADRLRTDGKATGSGVYTLKEYSSQKAVFGVNGSYKGPAKVKNSGMTVKFFNRPDKLKTAVEKGDVDVAYRGLSMKDIAALDNASLKQQHGTQVVEGASAEVMHLVFNVKDPVAGKLGVRKAIAYLLNRSTLVRDVYQRTAVPLYSIVPAGITGHSTSFFNTYGDSPKPDKAKEALRQAGFNGKVPLTLWATPDRFGPGTVPAFEEIAQQLNANGLFDAKVRTLPTKQYEQGVAAGRFGVYVKGWIPDYPDPDNFTAPFFGKDSVVANHYSSPTITGHLLPKTADQPDRGATKSEFRRLQDIVAQDVPMIPLWQGKQYAVAREGVSGLEWTLDPSTVFRFWEISKSSEA, encoded by the coding sequence GTGAGGAAGCGTGACCAGTGGCTGGCTGCCCCGATCGGAGCGGGGCTGGCCACAGCTCTGCTCGCGGTCGCCGGGTGCGGCACGGACGACTCGGGGGCGGCCGGCACCGGCGAGCCCGTGGTCATGGGAATGACGGACAAGGTCCAGTCCACCGACCCGGCATCCGGCTACGAGCCGGGATCATGGCTGTTGTTCAACAACGTCTTCCAGTCCCTGCTGAGCTTCCCCAAGGGCGGCACCACCCCCGAGCCGGAGGCCGCCGAACGCTGCGGCTTCACCGACGGTGACAGCAAGGTCTACCGCTGCACCCTCAAGGACGGCCTCAAGTTCAGCAACGGTGACGCGCTGACCTCCAAGGACGTCAAGTACTCCTTCGACCGCACCCGGCGCATCAAGGACCGCAACGGCCCCGCCGTGATGTTCTCCGCGCTCAACTCGGTCGAGGCACCGGACGCCAAGACCGTGATCTTCCGGCTGAAGACGCCCGACGCGACCTTCCCGATGAAGATAGCCTCCGGCGCCGGCTCGATCGTCGACCACGCGGACTACCCCGCCGACCGGCTGCGCACCGACGGCAAGGCCACCGGCTCCGGCGTCTACACCCTCAAGGAGTACAGCTCCCAGAAGGCCGTCTTCGGCGTCAACGGCTCGTACAAGGGCCCCGCCAAGGTCAAGAACTCCGGGATGACCGTGAAGTTCTTCAACCGCCCCGACAAGCTCAAGACGGCCGTCGAGAAGGGCGACGTCGATGTCGCCTACCGCGGTCTGTCCATGAAGGACATCGCGGCACTCGACAACGCCTCGCTGAAGCAGCAGCACGGCACCCAGGTCGTGGAGGGTGCCAGCGCCGAGGTCATGCACCTGGTCTTCAACGTCAAGGACCCGGTCGCCGGCAAGCTGGGCGTCCGCAAGGCGATCGCCTACCTCCTGAACCGCTCGACCCTGGTCCGGGACGTCTACCAGCGCACCGCGGTACCGCTGTACTCGATCGTCCCGGCCGGCATCACCGGCCACAGCACCTCCTTCTTCAACACCTACGGCGACAGCCCGAAGCCCGACAAGGCGAAAGAGGCGCTGCGCCAGGCCGGCTTCAACGGCAAGGTGCCGCTCACGCTGTGGGCCACCCCCGACCGCTTCGGCCCCGGCACCGTCCCGGCCTTCGAGGAAATCGCCCAACAGCTGAACGCCAACGGCCTGTTCGACGCCAAGGTGCGCACCCTGCCCACCAAGCAGTACGAGCAGGGCGTGGCCGCCGGCCGGTTCGGCGTCTACGTCAAGGGCTGGATCCCCGACTATCCGGACCCCGACAACTTCACCGCGCCGTTCTTCGGCAAGGACAGCGTGGTGGCCAACCACTACAGCTCGCCCACCATCACCGGGCACCTGCTGCCCAAGACGGCCGACCAGCCGGACCGGGGCGCCACCAAGTCCGAATTCCGGCGGCTGCAGGACATCGTCGCGCAGGACGTGCCGATGATCCCGCTCTGGCAGGGCAAGCAGTACGCGGTGGCCCGCGAAGGGGTCTCCGGCCTGGAATGGACCCTGGACCCCTCGACCGTCTTCCGGTTCTGGGAGATCAGCAAGTCGTCCGAGGCCTGA